Proteins encoded by one window of Lathyrus oleraceus cultivar Zhongwan6 chromosome 1, CAAS_Psat_ZW6_1.0, whole genome shotgun sequence:
- the LOC127115883 gene encoding dof zinc finger protein DOF1.5: MAEVRKDEENPAIKLFGATIKLHEVEMKESEEDPTVEKRSDKIIPCPRCKSMETKFCYFNNYNVNQPRHFCKSCQRYWTAGGALRNVPVGAGRRKAKPPGHEDGGSPESCVYEGDSDDHGRKFGFDLDKWQVETIPQSGFREVFSGKRQRKNSGCYSLAMM, from the coding sequence ATGGCTGAAGTGAGAAAAGATGAAGAGAATCCAGCGATTAAGCTATTTGGCGCAACGATAAAATTACATGAAGTGGAAATGAAAGAAAGCGAAGAAGATCCGACGGTGGAGAAGAGATCAGACAAGATCATACCGTGTCCAAGATGCAAGAGCATGGAAACCAAATTCTGTTATTTCAACAACTACAACGTTAATCAACCGAGACATTTTTGTAAGAGCTGTCAGAGGTATTGGACGGCCGGTGGAGCCCTCCGTAACGTACCGGTTGGTGCCGGTCGTCGGAAGGCTAAGCCTCCGGGTCATGAAGATGGAGGTTCGCCGGAAAGTTGTGTTTATGAAGGTGATTCTGATGATCATGGACGTAAGTTTGGATTTGATTTGGATAAGTGGCAGGTTGAAACGATTCCTCAGAGTGGTTTCCGGGAGGTTTTTTCTGGTAAGCGGCAGAGAAAGAATTCAGGTTGTTATTCGTTAGCTATGATGTAA